In Methanocaldococcus lauensis, a single genomic region encodes these proteins:
- the dapA gene encoding 4-hydroxy-tetrahydrodipicolinate synthase, whose protein sequence is MFKGVYPAIITPFKNNEIDYNGLEENINFLIENGVSGIVAVGTTGESPTLSYEEHKKVIEKVVDIVNGRVQVIAGAGSNCTREAVELSVFAEDVGADAVLSITPYYNKPTQEGLRRHFSKISESINIPIILYNVPSRTSVNLEPKTVKMLAEEYSNISAVKEANPNLSQVSELIYDAKVTVLSGNDELTLPIIALGGKGVISVVANIVPKEFVEMVDSALKGDFEKAREIHYKLFPLMKAMFIETNPIPVKTALNMIGRPAGELRLPLCEMSEEHKKILENVLRDLGLI, encoded by the coding sequence ATGTTTAAGGGAGTTTATCCCGCAATTATTACTCCTTTTAAAAATAATGAAATTGATTATAATGGATTAGAAGAAAATATAAACTTTTTAATTGAAAATGGTGTTAGTGGAATCGTAGCTGTTGGAACTACTGGCGAAAGTCCTACACTATCATATGAAGAGCATAAAAAAGTTATTGAAAAGGTTGTAGATATTGTAAATGGTAGAGTTCAGGTAATTGCAGGAGCTGGTTCAAACTGCACAAGAGAGGCAGTAGAATTATCAGTATTTGCTGAAGATGTTGGTGCAGATGCTGTTTTATCTATAACTCCATACTATAACAAACCTACTCAAGAAGGTTTAAGAAGACATTTTAGTAAAATATCTGAATCTATAAACATTCCTATTATTTTATATAATGTTCCTTCAAGGACTTCTGTTAATTTAGAACCAAAAACCGTTAAAATGTTAGCTGAAGAATACAGCAATATTTCAGCAGTTAAAGAGGCTAATCCTAATCTTTCTCAGGTTTCTGAATTAATATATGATGCTAAAGTTACAGTTCTTTCAGGAAATGATGAATTAACCTTACCAATAATTGCGTTAGGTGGCAAAGGAGTTATAAGCGTTGTAGCAAATATCGTCCCTAAAGAGTTCGTTGAAATGGTTGATTCTGCCCTTAAAGGAGATTTTGAAAAAGCAAGAGAAATACACTACAAACTCTTTCCATTAATGAAAGCAATGTTTATTGAGACTAATCCAATTCCAGTTAAAACTGCTCTAAATATGATTGGAAGACCAGCAGGAGAGTTAAGACTTCCTCTGTGTGAAATGAGCGAAGAACATAAGAAAATATTAGAAAATGTTTTAAGAGATTTAGGCTTAATTTAA
- a CDS encoding 30S ribosomal protein S27e — MDLIPKPRSKFLKVQCPECNNEQIVFGSPATVVKCLTCGKVLVEPRGGKGKVKAKILEILG, encoded by the coding sequence ATGGACTTAATCCCAAAACCAAGAAGTAAATTCTTAAAAGTTCAATGTCCAGAATGTAACAATGAGCAGATAGTATTTGGAAGTCCAGCAACTGTAGTTAAATGTTTAACTTGTGGAAAAGTATTGGTGGAGCCAAGAGGAGGAAAAGGTAAAGTTAAGGCAAAAATCTTAGAGATATTGGGCTAA
- a CDS encoding DNA polymerase sliding clamp, protein MFRGVLESAKEFKKVVDTVATLLDEICFEVDEEGVKAAAMDPSHVALVSLEIPRFAFEEYEADSHDIGIDLEAFKKVMNRAKSKDKLILELDEEKNRLNVIFENTGKRKFSLALLDISSSSVKVPEIEYPNVIMIKGDAFKEALKDADLFSDYVILKADEDKFVVQAKGDLNEIEAVFEKDSSAIISLEVTEESKSAFNLDYLVDMVKGVSKGDIIKIYLGTDMPVKIEYSLAGVNLTFLLAPRIES, encoded by the coding sequence ATGTTTAGGGGAGTTTTAGAAAGTGCAAAAGAGTTTAAAAAAGTGGTTGATACTGTAGCAACACTTTTAGATGAGATTTGCTTTGAGGTAGATGAAGAGGGTGTTAAAGCCGCGGCGATGGATCCAAGTCACGTAGCATTAGTAAGTTTAGAAATTCCAAGATTTGCATTTGAAGAGTATGAAGCAGATTCTCATGATATTGGAATTGATTTAGAGGCTTTCAAAAAAGTCATGAATAGGGCTAAATCAAAAGATAAGTTGATATTAGAATTGGATGAAGAAAAGAACAGATTAAATGTTATTTTTGAAAATACTGGTAAGAGAAAATTCAGTTTGGCATTGTTGGATATAAGTTCATCATCAGTCAAAGTTCCTGAAATAGAGTATCCAAATGTTATAATGATTAAAGGAGATGCCTTTAAAGAGGCTTTAAAAGATGCTGATTTATTTAGTGATTATGTAATTTTAAAAGCTGATGAAGATAAATTCGTTGTGCAAGCAAAAGGAGACTTAAATGAAATTGAAGCAGTTTTTGAGAAAGACAGTTCGGCTATAATTAGTTTGGAAGTAACAGAAGAATCTAAGAGTGCATTTAACTTAGATTATTTAGTGGATATGGTTAAAGGAGTTAGTAAAGGAGACATTATTAAAATTTACTTAGGAACAGATATGCCTGTAAAAATAGAATATTCTTTGGCAGGAGTTAATTTAACATTCCTCTTAGCTCCAAGAATCGAAAGCTAA
- the cobT gene encoding nicotinate mononucleotide-dependent phosphoribosyltransferase CobT: MNIITINENGFLDKIKGKKPLFTCVISSIETTTYIPISGVHRDVIKYTPAADVELVFCGKSLTLKTPPIDSTGSPTPAIITRSCVELKNIKNLHIDAGAFIKPKIPFIEIDYKPTGKIEEGKAMNNSKELFKKGYLLGKNLEADILIVGECVPGGTTTALGVLLGLGYEAEGKVSSGSVNNPHELKIEVVKKGLKKANINKNSSVFDVLNAVGDKMMPVVAGLSISFAERNKPVILAGGTQMSAVLAVIKEINKEILKNNLIAIGTTEFVLNDKKGDLKGIVEQIWDVPILASKFYFEDSEIEGLRNYCKGSVKEGVGAGGIAVYSIVNGLNSYIFKTHIENKYKQLFKLAQYL, encoded by the coding sequence ATGAATATAATAACGATAAATGAAAATGGATTTTTAGATAAAATTAAAGGAAAAAAGCCATTATTTACTTGCGTAATTTCTTCTATTGAAACCACAACATATATTCCAATATCTGGCGTTCATAGAGATGTTATTAAATATACCCCAGCGGCAGATGTGGAACTTGTTTTCTGTGGAAAATCTTTAACTTTAAAAACTCCTCCAATAGATTCAACAGGCTCACCTACACCAGCAATTATTACAAGGAGTTGTGTTGAATTAAAAAATATAAAAAACTTACACATAGATGCTGGAGCCTTTATAAAGCCAAAAATTCCATTTATTGAAATTGACTATAAACCAACGGGAAAAATAGAAGAAGGTAAAGCAATGAACAACTCCAAGGAATTATTTAAAAAAGGTTATCTATTAGGGAAAAATTTGGAGGCGGATATTTTAATTGTAGGAGAATGCGTTCCTGGGGGAACTACAACTGCCTTGGGTGTTTTGTTAGGTTTGGGCTATGAGGCAGAGGGAAAAGTTAGTTCTGGCTCTGTAAATAATCCACACGAGTTAAAAATAGAAGTTGTAAAAAAGGGATTAAAAAAAGCAAATATAAATAAAAATTCATCTGTTTTTGATGTTTTAAATGCAGTTGGAGATAAGATGATGCCAGTAGTGGCAGGATTATCTATAAGTTTTGCTGAAAGAAACAAACCAGTTATATTAGCTGGTGGAACTCAGATGAGTGCTGTTCTTGCTGTTATAAAAGAAATTAATAAAGAGATTTTAAAAAACAATTTAATAGCTATAGGAACAACAGAATTTGTTTTAAATGACAAAAAAGGAGATTTAAAGGGAATAGTAGAGCAAATTTGGGATGTTCCTATATTGGCATCTAAATTTTATTTCGAAGATTCAGAAATTGAAGGTTTAAGAAATTACTGTAAAGGTTCTGTAAAGGAAGGTGTGGGAGCTGGAGGAATAGCAGTATATAGTATAGTTAATGGATTAAATTCATATATATTTAAAACTCACATAGAAAATAAATATAAACAATTATTTAAATTAGCCCAATATCTCTAA
- a CDS encoding DNA replication complex GINS family protein has protein sequence MYNSLKNYFFEEIKSDKLLKLPDNFYEDIRKYINEINDEIEIDRVKYYFKELRKLRIYKAMYLDESREYLLPEEENIINAIENIVVEVKIKELEEENEIIDIPKSIYTTNDIDVVKIDKNFPPFTDGTFIYHLNKNDVISLNKRIVNILQKHNIVSKIGESYEDAKED, from the coding sequence ATTTATAACTCCTTAAAAAATTATTTTTTTGAAGAAATTAAATCAGACAAATTATTAAAACTACCTGACAATTTTTATGAAGACATTAGAAAATATATAAATGAAATAAATGATGAAATTGAAATTGATAGAGTTAAATACTATTTTAAAGAACTTAGAAAGTTGAGAATATACAAAGCCATGTATTTAGATGAAAGTAGAGAGTATTTACTTCCAGAAGAGGAAAATATTATAAATGCTATTGAAAATATTGTTGTTGAAGTAAAAATTAAAGAACTTGAAGAAGAAAATGAAATAATAGATATACCAAAATCTATATATACAACTAACGATATTGATGTTGTAAAGATAGACAAAAACTTTCCTCCTTTCACAGACGGCACTTTTATATATCACTTAAATAAAAATGATGTAATCTCACTAAATAAAAGAATAGTTAATATTTTACAAAAACACAACATTGTCTCAAAGATAGGTGAAAGTTATGAAGATGCCAAAGAAGATTAG
- a CDS encoding ACT domain-containing protein, with translation MITIDIELKDKPGELLKVLTPISKYGANIISVIHSREDKRGGKVPVRIVIDVEDSEKLKKILEDLEKEGAIIKKIDGKNKKVYLDVVVIGHVVDTDIKDTIDRINEIGLVEDLDLIMPHPDKESSAIMRIIIDKDKINELFYLFDKLEKEKNLFFIKSIL, from the coding sequence ATGATAACCATAGATATTGAATTAAAAGATAAACCAGGAGAGTTGTTAAAAGTTTTAACACCAATATCAAAGTATGGAGCAAATATAATAAGTGTAATTCATTCAAGAGAAGATAAGAGAGGAGGTAAAGTTCCTGTTAGAATAGTTATTGATGTTGAAGATTCTGAAAAATTAAAAAAAATTTTAGAAGATTTAGAAAAAGAAGGAGCAATAATTAAAAAAATTGATGGAAAGAATAAAAAGGTTTATTTGGATGTCGTAGTTATTGGGCATGTTGTAGATACTGACATAAAAGATACAATAGATAGAATAAACGAAATTGGACTCGTAGAGGATTTAGATTTAATTATGCCACATCCAGATAAGGAATCTTCGGCAATTATGAGGATTATAATAGACAAAGATAAAATAAATGAACTTTTTTATTTATTTGATAAATTGGAAAAAGAAAAAAATTTGTTTTTTATAAAATCTATACTCTAA
- a CDS encoding chorismate mutase, translating into MIEKLAEIRKKIDEIDSQILKLIAERNSLAKDVAKIKNELGIPINDPDREKYIYNRIRKLCKEHNVDEDIGIKIFQILIEHNKFLQKKYLQETQHKNKKL; encoded by the coding sequence ATGATAGAAAAACTCGCTGAAATTCGAAAAAAAATTGATGAAATTGACAGTCAGATATTGAAGTTAATTGCTGAAAGAAATAGCTTAGCTAAGGATGTAGCTAAAATAAAAAATGAGCTTGGTATTCCTATTAATGATCCAGATAGAGAAAAATATATATACAATAGAATAAGAAAACTTTGTAAAGAACATAATGTTGATGAGGATATTGGCATAAAAATATTTCAAATATTAATTGAACATAATAAATTCCTTCAGAAAAAATATCTACAGGAAACACAGCATAAAAATAAAAAACTTTAA
- a CDS encoding CDP-2,3-bis-(O-geranylgeranyl)-sn-glycerol synthase, with product MFYKLLFESLWYILPAYVANASACIFGGGTPVDLGKNFIDGKRLIGDGVTYRGCVFGILCGTLVGLIQGILVDFNIFGSLDFYGTVLDHVILAFFLSTGAIVGDAVGSFIKRRLNIERGRPAPLLDQLDFVIGAIAFGYILAPIPHEMIITICLITLFVHLLGNIIAYKLGVKDIWW from the coding sequence ATGTTCTATAAGCTGTTGTTTGAATCGTTGTGGTATATTCTTCCAGCGTATGTGGCTAATGCATCAGCATGTATATTTGGAGGAGGCACACCAGTAGATTTAGGAAAAAATTTTATTGATGGCAAAAGGTTAATAGGAGATGGAGTAACATATAGAGGTTGTGTTTTTGGAATTCTTTGTGGAACATTGGTTGGTTTAATACAGGGAATTTTAGTGGATTTTAATATTTTTGGAAGCTTAGATTTTTATGGCACTGTTTTAGACCATGTTATATTGGCATTCTTTTTATCTACTGGAGCAATTGTTGGAGATGCTGTAGGAAGTTTTATAAAAAGGAGATTAAATATTGAGAGAGGACGACCAGCCCCTCTATTAGATCAACTTGATTTTGTAATTGGGGCAATTGCCTTTGGTTATATCTTAGCACCAATACCTCATGAGATGATAATTACAATTTGTTTAATTACTTTATTTGTTCATTTACTTGGAAATATAATTGCCTATAAATTGGGAGTTAAAGATATTTGGTGGTAA
- the mvp gene encoding hyperpolarization-activated voltage-gated potassium channel, with protein sequence MNLKDIKLKKIIEILSLIFTLEIVISFILSTYNPPYQDLLIKLDYLSIMFFTFEFIYNFYYIEDKTKFFKDVYNIVDAIVILAFLLYSLQLFYSKAFLGLRVINILRILILLRIIKLRRLKENPELINFLSLLIICFISSCLIWIAESDVNPAINNFFDAFYFTTISITTVGYGDITPKTDAGKLIIIFSVLFFISGLITSLQKALKGE encoded by the coding sequence ATGAATTTGAAAGATATAAAGTTGAAAAAAATTATAGAAATTTTAAGTTTAATTTTTACATTGGAGATTGTTATCTCTTTTATACTATCAACTTACAACCCCCCATATCAAGATTTGTTAATAAAGTTGGACTATCTCTCTATAATGTTCTTTACCTTTGAGTTTATATACAACTTCTATTATATTGAAGACAAAACAAAATTTTTTAAAGATGTTTATAATATTGTTGATGCCATAGTTATACTTGCTTTTCTACTATATTCTTTGCAGTTATTTTATTCAAAAGCATTTTTAGGGCTAAGAGTAATAAATATTCTGAGAATTTTAATTCTACTAAGAATAATTAAGTTGAGGAGATTAAAAGAAAATCCAGAATTAATTAACTTTTTATCACTATTAATAATTTGCTTTATTTCTTCCTGTCTAATATGGATTGCCGAATCAGATGTAAATCCAGCAATAAACAATTTTTTTGATGCTTTTTATTTCACAACAATATCTATAACAACAGTTGGCTATGGAGATATAACTCCAAAAACAGATGCTGGGAAGTTAATAATAATATTCTCTGTCTTATTCTTTATTTCTGGGTTAATTACTTCATTACAAAAGGCTTTAAAGGGAGAGTAA
- a CDS encoding homoserine dehydrogenase, which produces MDIIIIGFGAIGKGVAKVLYEKREYLKENFEEFKVVAITDSSGAAIDENGLDLKKAIDIKEKTGKIINYPEKGREMSSIDVIRNVDADVVVEVTPSNLETGEPAKTHILESFKNKKHVVTANKGPLALCYKELIEEAKKYNVIFRHEASVGGAMPIINLAKETLAGNEILSIRGILNGTTNYILTKMEKEGLDFETILKEAKELGIAETDPTQDIEGLDTAAKIVILANSIMGMNKTIKDVKVKGISRITPEAIFLANKRGYTIKLIGQIKDKYLIVEPMLIPIDSPLNVKGTLNVAMFETDLAKEVVVVGRGAGPIETASAILSDLIHIYQATRK; this is translated from the coding sequence ATGGACATTATCATAATTGGATTTGGAGCTATAGGTAAGGGTGTAGCTAAAGTTTTGTATGAAAAGAGGGAATATTTAAAGGAAAACTTTGAGGAGTTTAAAGTTGTAGCAATAACAGACAGTTCTGGAGCGGCAATTGACGAGAATGGTTTAGATTTAAAAAAGGCAATTGATATTAAAGAAAAAACAGGAAAAATTATAAATTATCCAGAAAAAGGTAGAGAGATGAGTTCAATAGACGTTATAAGAAATGTTGATGCCGATGTAGTTGTTGAAGTAACACCCTCAAACTTAGAGACAGGAGAACCTGCTAAAACCCACATATTAGAGAGTTTTAAAAATAAAAAACATGTTGTGACAGCTAATAAGGGGCCATTAGCTTTATGTTATAAAGAGTTAATTGAAGAAGCAAAAAAATACAATGTTATTTTTAGACACGAGGCATCAGTTGGAGGAGCAATGCCTATAATAAACTTAGCCAAAGAAACATTAGCAGGAAATGAAATTTTATCAATAAGAGGAATATTAAATGGAACTACTAACTATATATTAACAAAAATGGAAAAAGAGGGATTAGACTTTGAAACTATTTTAAAAGAGGCTAAAGAATTGGGGATAGCTGAAACTGACCCTACTCAAGACATTGAAGGTTTAGATACTGCGGCAAAGATAGTTATTTTAGCAAACTCAATTATGGGAATGAATAAAACTATAAAAGATGTAAAAGTTAAAGGAATTAGCAGAATAACTCCAGAGGCAATATTTTTAGCAAATAAAAGAGGATATACAATAAAACTTATTGGTCAAATTAAGGATAAATACTTAATTGTCGAGCCAATGCTTATTCCAATTGATAGCCCACTAAATGTTAAAGGAACTTTAAATGTGGCAATGTTTGAAACAGATTTGGCAAAAGAGGTCGTAGTTGTTGGAAGAGGAGCAGGGCCAATAGAGACAGCATCAGCCATTTTAAGCGATTTAATCCATATTTATCAAGCTACAAGAAAGTAG
- a CDS encoding 50S ribosomal protein L44e gives MKMPKKIRRYCPYCKKHTIHIVEKAKKGKPSELTWGQRQFRRVTAGYGGFPRPLPDRSKPVKKIDLRFKCTECGKMHTKANGCFRSGRFEIVEK, from the coding sequence ATGAAGATGCCAAAGAAGATTAGAAGATACTGCCCATATTGTAAAAAACACACAATACACATAGTGGAAAAAGCAAAAAAAGGAAAACCAAGTGAATTAACTTGGGGTCAGAGACAGTTCAGAAGAGTTACAGCAGGTTATGGAGGTTTCCCAAGACCATTACCAGACAGATCCAAGCCAGTTAAAAAAATTGATTTAAGATTTAAATGTACAGAATGTGGAAAAATGCACACAAAAGCTAATGGTTGCTTTAGATCAGGAAGATTTGAGATAGTTGAAAAATAA
- a CDS encoding nucleotide-binding protein, whose translation MEIGILDIKGSLPLFEDFGNLPTKIIDEKNYKEIKDLEVLIIPGGSLIESNSLTNELKKEIVNFDGYIIGICSGFQILSKKVDVGRKSTIPIFREGLGLLDVEFYPLVCTDRVKFELKKSIFGEGFGEGFHCHTYGDIKIVDKETKILTVSKVRKLNYKINEEKDIISGVFKGKVFGTMVHNFLDNEFIRDNFLKHLNVEEDEKEEIFTKNKIVKEKLKKRALKYRINPKLYHKEDKSKDKNKKYGIVLLSTSSNSGKTFLTTAISGKLDGKVFVAKIGGDIRDIVPALYLLREKMTKYNSIKIGERGWVDVNEFLEYVKNSEYKYIIVEGVMGAFTAAFKNLSSYQIAKKLGFPVYIISSCNLSGIEGAFIESISYYNLLKDIGIKVEGIILNKVYDWNIFNKLKELAEKYNIKLYGVGKVSNESRGLIPEIEIDYESFCKNALNVDLNIDIPEVNLKDKSITNINEENDNFLAMLDKWIKRIFNMRGI comes from the coding sequence ATGGAAATTGGTATTTTAGATATAAAAGGTTCTTTGCCACTATTTGAAGATTTTGGTAACTTACCTACAAAAATTATTGATGAAAAAAATTACAAAGAAATTAAAGATTTAGAAGTTTTGATAATTCCAGGAGGTAGTTTAATAGAGAGTAATTCATTAACCAATGAGTTAAAGAAAGAAATAGTCAATTTTGATGGATACATTATAGGAATATGCAGTGGCTTCCAAATCTTATCAAAAAAAGTAGATGTTGGTAGAAAAAGCACTATTCCCATTTTTAGAGAAGGTTTAGGGTTGTTAGATGTAGAATTTTATCCATTGGTTTGCACTGATAGAGTTAAATTTGAATTAAAAAAATCTATCTTTGGAGAGGGATTTGGAGAAGGTTTTCACTGCCATACTTATGGAGACATTAAAATAGTTGATAAAGAGACAAAAATTTTAACGGTATCTAAAGTTAGAAAGTTAAATTATAAGATAAATGAAGAAAAAGATATAATTTCTGGGGTTTTTAAAGGAAAAGTCTTTGGAACTATGGTCCATAACTTTTTAGATAATGAATTTATTAGAGACAATTTTTTAAAGCATTTGAATGTTGAAGAAGATGAGAAGGAAGAAATTTTTACAAAAAATAAAATAGTAAAAGAGAAATTAAAAAAGAGAGCGTTAAAATATAGAATAAATCCTAAATTATATCATAAAGAGGATAAATCAAAAGACAAAAACAAAAAGTATGGAATTGTATTATTATCTACATCATCAAACAGTGGAAAAACATTTTTAACTACTGCAATATCTGGAAAATTAGATGGAAAGGTTTTTGTGGCTAAAATTGGGGGAGATATTAGAGATATTGTTCCAGCTCTTTATTTACTAAGAGAAAAGATGACAAAATACAACAGCATAAAAATTGGTGAGAGAGGTTGGGTTGATGTAAATGAATTTTTAGAATATGTAAAAAATTCAGAGTATAAATATATAATTGTTGAAGGAGTTATGGGAGCTTTTACTGCCGCATTTAAAAATCTATCTTCTTACCAAATTGCTAAAAAACTTGGATTTCCTGTTTATATTATAAGTTCCTGTAATTTAAGTGGAATTGAAGGAGCATTTATTGAATCTATCTCTTATTATAATCTACTTAAAGATATTGGGATAAAAGTAGAAGGAATTATTTTGAATAAGGTATATGATTGGAATATCTTTAATAAATTAAAAGAGTTGGCAGAAAAGTATAACATTAAACTTTATGGAGTAGGAAAAGTATCTAATGAAAGTAGAGGGCTTATTCCAGAGATAGAGATTGACTACGAAAGTTTTTGCAAAAATGCACTTAATGTTGATTTAAATATAGATATTCCAGAAGTAAATTTAAAAGATAAAAGCATAACAAATATAAATGAAGAAAACGATAATTTTTTAGCGATGTTAGATAAATGGATAAAAAGAATATTTAATATGAGGGGAATATAA
- a CDS encoding phosphoadenosine phosphosulfate reductase domain-containing protein, whose protein sequence is MECSICVHTSKTKKIIDYNGKKICIDCLTMLKYPPNFEKMKEEVENILYNLKKGNKKYHCILAFSGGKDSVLSLKLLVEKFKLNPLCVMVDNKYIANEAIENALNVTKHYNVDLVILNRDFTNLFEDAIKRGESPCRRCSRLILRDVWRVAKLLNIKYIVTGHELPFGHSAIRDMKEGIKMIRLLTPYKFKEEEKYKMLKDLPWKKPNLGGYTTNCLVLGLALNRFFEKYGFSFEINRIATLVRLGLLSKEKGKKLLEKPEVPEEVYEELRKRGLKI, encoded by the coding sequence ATGGAATGTTCTATCTGTGTTCATACATCAAAAACAAAAAAGATTATTGACTATAATGGTAAAAAGATTTGTATAGATTGCTTAACAATGTTAAAGTATCCTCCAAATTTTGAAAAGATGAAGGAAGAAGTTGAAAATATTTTATACAATTTAAAAAAAGGAAATAAAAAATATCATTGTATTTTAGCCTTTTCTGGAGGAAAAGATAGTGTTTTATCTCTAAAATTATTAGTTGAGAAGTTTAAATTAAATCCACTGTGTGTTATGGTTGATAATAAATATATTGCCAATGAAGCAATAGAAAATGCCTTAAATGTAACTAAACATTACAATGTAGATTTGGTTATATTAAATAGAGACTTTACAAATTTATTTGAGGATGCCATAAAAAGAGGAGAAAGCCCTTGTAGAAGATGCTCAAGATTAATATTAAGAGATGTTTGGAGAGTTGCCAAACTATTGAATATAAAGTATATAGTAACTGGTCACGAACTGCCTTTTGGACACTCGGCAATAAGAGATATGAAAGAGGGTATAAAGATGATAAGATTATTAACCCCATACAAATTTAAAGAGGAGGAAAAATACAAAATGCTAAAAGATCTTCCTTGGAAAAAACCAAATTTGGGTGGTTATACTACAAACTGTTTAGTTTTAGGATTGGCACTAAATAGATTTTTTGAAAAATATGGGTTTAGTTTTGAGATTAATAGAATAGCAACACTCGTTAGATTAGGTTTGTTATCAAAAGAAAAAGGTAAAAAATTATTAGAAAAACCAGAAGTTCCAGAAGAAGTTTATGAAGAACTAAGAAAGAGAGGATTAAAGATATAA
- a CDS encoding SDH family Clp fold serine proteinase — MDILGGFFSLIWWLLFFYLLMAPQIQYKQLQLARLRLLKEISDKRNSTVITLIHRQESIGFFGIPIYRFISIEDSEEVLRAIRSAPKDKPIDLIIHTPGGLVLAATQIAKALKAHPAETRVIVPHYAMSGGTLIALAADKIIMDENAVLGPVDPQLGQYPAPSIVKTVEQKGVEKVDDQTLILADIAKKAINQVQNFVYNLLKDKYGEEKAKELSKILTEGRWTHDYPITVEEAKKLGLDVDTNVPEEVYALMELYKQPVRQRGTVEFMPYSNAQSNKVK, encoded by the coding sequence ATGGATATACTTGGAGGATTTTTTAGTTTAATCTGGTGGCTATTGTTTTTTTATTTACTTATGGCACCGCAAATACAGTATAAACAATTACAACTCGCAAGGTTAAGACTCCTTAAAGAGATTTCAGATAAAAGAAATTCAACGGTAATTACATTAATACATAGACAAGAGAGTATAGGATTCTTTGGAATACCAATATACAGGTTTATATCAATAGAAGATAGTGAAGAAGTTTTGAGAGCTATAAGGTCTGCTCCAAAAGATAAACCAATAGATTTAATTATACACACTCCTGGAGGTTTAGTTTTAGCGGCTACACAAATAGCTAAAGCGTTAAAGGCACACCCAGCAGAGACGAGGGTTATAGTCCCACACTATGCGATGAGTGGGGGAACCTTAATAGCCTTAGCGGCAGATAAAATAATTATGGACGAAAATGCAGTTTTAGGGCCTGTAGACCCACAACTTGGACAGTATCCAGCTCCAAGTATTGTTAAAACTGTTGAGCAGAAAGGTGTTGAAAAAGTAGATGATCAAACATTAATATTAGCAGATATTGCTAAAAAAGCAATAAATCAAGTCCAAAATTTTGTATATAATTTATTAAAAGATAAGTATGGAGAAGAAAAGGCTAAAGAACTATCAAAGATATTAACAGAAGGTAGATGGACTCACGATTATCCAATAACTGTAGAGGAGGCTAAAAAACTTGGTTTGGATGTAGATACAAATGTCCCAGAGGAAGTTTATGCATTGATGGAGTTGTATAAACAGCCAGTTAGACAGAGAGGAACTGTTGAATTTATGCCTTACTCAAATGCTCAAAGTAATAAGGTTAAGTAA
- a CDS encoding 30S ribosomal protein S17e: MGRIRQALIKRTSMELIKKYRDLFTTDFETNKKVLEKVAVISTKRLRNRIAGYITHKMRQLQ; this comes from the coding sequence ATGGGAAGAATTAGGCAAGCATTAATTAAAAGAACTTCTATGGAATTAATTAAAAAATACAGAGATTTATTTACAACAGATTTTGAAACTAACAAAAAAGTTTTAGAAAAAGTTGCTGTAATATCTACAAAAAGATTAAGAAATAGAATCGCTGGATATATAACACACAAAATGAGACAGCTCCAATAA